A window of Deltaproteobacteria bacterium genomic DNA:
CTACAACTTCCACGAGGTCAATGTTCATCAAGTCCGGGCTAGCGAAGGCGCCATCAGACCAACGCGCGTCGGCAGACACATGACCTATCTCATGCCAGGCGGTGTGTTCAAGGGCACGAACGGCTATCTCGTGATCATGGGCTTTTTTCACCACTGGCCGGACATGTGTAAAGCCATGGAACGGCCTGAGATGGTAGAGGACCCCCGCTACAGCACCGACCCGGCACGCCTCGAACGCCGTGACGAGGTCGTCAAGATTATCGAGACGTGGCTGCAAACTTTCCCGGATGTACCGAGTGCCGTGGCGCACCTGGAAAAATTCGACGTGCCCGTAGCCCCGGTTCTGTCCGTGGAAGAAACGCTCGCTCACCCCCACCTGCGCGCACGTGGTACTGTCCGCACCATCCACGATCCCGTGTATGATGGAGAACTCGACGTGCCTGGCTTTCCGATTAAGTTCTCGGAGTTCCCGGAAGAGCTGCCCCTCCAAGCGCCAACTCTCGGGCAACACAACGCGGAGATTCTTTCGACCTATCTCGGGCGGACGCCCGAAGAAGTACAGCAGTTAAAAGCGGCAGGCGTGTTGGTAGAAAAGGCATACTAGTAGTCTGTCAGTTTGAATGGGGGGCTGTCATTCCGAACCAGAACCCTTCGACTGCGCTCAGGATAAACTCCGTGAGGTGAGGAATCTCGTGTTCCCTCTGCCTGCTTGAGATTCCTCGTCGCTCCGCTTCTCGGAATGACATTCCTCAGTCTTCCTGTGTTAGTACCTAGCAGACCATCCCATCAGAATTCTCGCCCCTGTGATTGTCCAGCGTGCATGACGCTGGACGAAGACGAGCGCGTCGCCGGTTGAAACACGCGCGTAAATCCGTACACGCGCTCGTCGAACACGATGTCTCGCGGCGCCACCGGGCGACTGAACACGATCCCTTCTAGGGTGGTGCAGCGGCTGAGCGCCACATACGTCTGGCCGTGCGCGAACGCGCCGCGTCCGAGATCGATCAGCACCTTGTCGAACGTCTGCCCCTGGCTTTTGTGAATCGTAATCGCCCACGCTAGACGCAGCGGATATTGTACGAAAGTGCCGATCACTTGTTCCTCGACCCGGTTGGTTTCGCGGTTGTAGTGATACTGGATGTTCTGCCACGTTTCTTGTTCGACCTCATGGGAGCTGCCGGCGATCTCTACCGTGATCTTCTTGCCGCTCAGCGCGCTGACTTTCCCCAACGTGCCGTTGACCCAGCGTTTCTCTGGATCGTTCTTCACCATCATCACTTGCGCGCCACGTTTGAGTTCCAGCTCGGCTTCCGTGGGAAAGGCTGCCGGATCGAACGTGCCGGAGACTGACGCAGAGTAGATGTAAAGCGGTGCCTGGATACGGTCGAGCCGGGCTTTGTTCGTCCGAAACGCGGCTTCGTTCGTGGTCGTGAGCGTAATGAACCCTTCGCCGAGCAGTGAGTCGCCTGCTCGCCGGACGCGGCTATTCAGCAGGGTGAACAGCTCCAGATCCAGATCGTGTTCGCGAATTTTATTGAGGACACGGATAAAGGAGTCATCGCGCTGGCGATAGACCTTGGTCAGTTCGAGGAAGGACGGCTGTAGATCCGCAAAGACATGAGCCAGAAAGAAGTAGGGACCGCCGTAATGCTCGTCGAAGAAGACTTTCAGCTCGCCATCCCGCACGATCGGCGGCAGTTGGAACAAGTCGCCGCACAACACCACTTGCACGCCGCCAAAGGGCGAGTGCGGGGTATTACGGTACAGGCGCAACGCAGCATCGATCCCGTCCATCACGTCGGCTCGCACCATGGAGACTTCGTCGATAATCAGGGTCTCTAGCTGCTGGAAAAGTTTGACGTTGCGACGGTGGTGAATGTTCTGCGGGTCGATCAGCGTCGGAGGAAACTGAAAGAAAGAATGGATCGTTTGCCCGCCGACGTTGAGCGCCGCGACTCCGGTCGGTGCTAGGACGACCGCGCTCTTGGCGGTCATGGTCCGCAGATAATGGAGTAAGGTGGATTTTCCCGTGCCGGCCTTGCCGGTGATGAAGAAGCTTTGGCCTTGGTGTTCCATGAGATCCACGGCGAGTTGAAACTCCGCATTAAAGTCGAGGTCCTTGAGATTCACCCTGACTGGCCTGACTGGCGGACCTCCTGGCGGAGACGCGGACGTAGCGCGCCGGGGAGAGGAAGGGTGCGGGTGTTTCACGATGCCAATTGCCTCAGGCTTCGCGCGAGTACGACACGAAGCTGCGGAGAAAACTTTGTCTGACAGAGTCCTAAATGACCAGACGCGCGAGCGCAAGCAGGAGGTTCATTGCAGTGCCGACAAGTTTTTGTCATGATCGCCCGGGAAGTGGGGAGGAAAGAAAGGATGTGGTTATGGCTCACCTGACAGCGAAAGAATTCGAGCATGTCGTTGTAACGTTGGCCGATCATCTGCGTTTTGATCGGCTCCATGAAAAGCTGCTGCAAGCGAACGCCTTGGTCTCGCGTAAGCGCCCTGCCTCCGTGCAAGTCTTAGCGGGACAACTGTACCAACTCAGCGCCGGACTCCGCCGGAACCATCCGGCGCGCCACGCCATCGAATTTCTTTGGCAAGATATGTTGTCCGAGCGGATGAAGGAAGAGCAGGGTAAAACGCTGGAAGCACTGACCGATCGTGTGAACGGCTGCTTGACAGAGAAGTTCGCCATCGTTCCCGAAAAACAGGCCGAACTAATCGCTGCCCTCGGTGCGTACTATCAAGCGATGTCGGCTTTAACGAA
This region includes:
- a CDS encoding AAA family ATPase, translated to MEHQGQSFFITGKAGTGKSTLLHYLRTMTAKSAVVLAPTGVAALNVGGQTIHSFFQFPPTLIDPQNIHHRRNVKLFQQLETLIIDEVSMVRADVMDGIDAALRLYRNTPHSPFGGVQVVLCGDLFQLPPIVRDGELKVFFDEHYGGPYFFLAHVFADLQPSFLELTKVYRQRDDSFIRVLNKIREHDLDLELFTLLNSRVRRAGDSLLGEGFITLTTTNEAAFRTNKARLDRIQAPLYIYSASVSGTFDPAAFPTEAELELKRGAQVMMVKNDPEKRWVNGTLGKVSALSGKKITVEIAGSSHEVEQETWQNIQYHYNRETNRVEEQVIGTFVQYPLRLAWAITIHKSQGQTFDKVLIDLGRGAFAHGQTYVALSRCTTLEGIVFSRPVAPRDIVFDERVYGFTRVFQPATRSSSSSVMHAGQSQGREF